A stretch of DNA from Candidatus Pantoea bituminis:
TCAAGCTACCACGTTTTAAAACTTCTGCACCCGCAACAGTTTCTGCCAAAACAGCGTGAGCAGGTATGCGTGTGTAGAGTAATTGATACAATCCAACCATGATCAAATAATGTAAAACGCGTTGTTTACCCGTCAGGGGCGTTCCATTAATTTACCAATCAAGGCTTCAAGCTGTGGCAAAGTGCGTAGTACACCGAAGCAAATTTCTTGCACTAGTGCGCTGTCTTTATCGGACAGTTTTTTTGTGCCTGAGGCAATACGGTATTGAGTGATTCACCTTTATCGACAACACGTTCGATAAGCTGGGCTGAAAGGCTACGTAGATTGGTATTTTTGTTCATAGGTTTTTGTCATCAAACAAAAAGCCCGGTGATTACCGGGCTAAAGGGTCAGGCCAGAATAGTTCCAGGTTCAAACCATTCACGGCGCGAGTTGAGAAGATCTTGTGCAGACATTGGCTTTTTCCCAGCAGGTTGAAGCTGGAGCAAATTGAGCACGCCCTCTGCTGTCGCTATTTGTATACCTTGCTTATCAGCCTGGATGATTTCACCGGGTTGCTTATCAGCATGCGGAAGCACGCTTGCTTGCCAGACTTTAATTGGCTGATCATCAATGTTGAAAAAACTCATTGGCCATGGATTGAAAGCGCGAATGCAGCGCTCAAGTTGCATCGCGGGGAGCTGCCAGTTAAGACGCGCCTCTTCTTTACTCAATTTCTCTGCATAATTGGCTAATGCTTCATCCTGCTTTTCTGGATGCGCACGGCCATCAGCAAGCTGCGACAGCGTATCCAGTAATCCTTGCGGCCCAAGCTGTGCAAGTTTGTTATAAAGCGTTGCACTGGTATCTTCAGCGGTGACAGGGCAGGCAAGCTTATACAGCATATCGCCGGTATCCAGGCCGACATCCATCTGCATGATAGTGACACCCGTTTCGTTATCTCCAGCCCACAGCGCACGCTGAATGGGTGCTGCACCACGCCAGCGAGGAGTAGCGAGCCGTGCACGTTAATGCATCCTAATCGTGGCATATCAAGAACCGCTTTTGGCAGGATCAAACCATAGGCAACGACAACCATAATATCTGCCTGAAGATTGGCAACCAACTGCTGACTCTCTTCAGGGCGTAATGATTTAGGTTGGAAGACTGGAATGTCGTTTGACTGAGCCAAAACCTTTACCGGACTAGGCGTCAATTTATTACCGCGGCCTGCAGGGCGATCGGGCTGTGTAAATACAGCCACTACCTGATGCTCAGAAGCGAGCAGCGCGTCAAGATGACGCGCTGCAAAGTCAGGTGTGCCAGCGAAGATTATTTTTAATGGGGCAGACACATTTATCCCTTCTAAAGAGCTTAAGATTCTCGCGTGTTTTGACGCGCCAGCTTCTCTAATTTCATTTTGATTCGCTGACGCTTCAACGGCGACAGATAATCAATAAAAAGTTTGCCGTCCAGGTGATCAATTTCATGCTGGATACAGATTGCCAACAAATCACCGGTTTCCAGCTCAAAGCTATTACCATCGCGATCGAGCGCACGAATTTTTACACGCTCAGCACGCGGTACGAAAGCGCGTTGATCGGGTATAGAGAGACAACCTTCTTCAATTCCCGTTTCGCCACTTTTTTCCAGCAACTCGGGATTAATCAGCACCAAGCGTTCTTCACGGCTTTCAGAAACATCAATCACTATAATGCGTTGATGAATATCGACTTGCGTAGCGGCCAGCCCAATGCCTTCTTCGGCGTACATCGTTTCAAACATATCATCCACGATACGCTGAATATCTGCGTTAACTTCTTTAACTGGCGCGGCGATTTTGCGCAGACGCTCGTCAGGGAAATGTAATACCTGCAAAACTGACATAAATTTCCAGATCTGTATTCGGTTAAGTAAAGATTACTACCTCATATTGTAGACTTTTTGGGGCATGATTGACAGCATTCCACCGCAGGAAGCCTCAGCGAAAATGGATGCTAAAAAATGGAAAAGATGGCGTTATGTCTACAATTAGCCGCTGTTAGCGGAATGGTTGGTAAGCGTTGGCTTGAAGCCGCAAACCTGCTTTTAAGCGGGGGTGATGTCGCTAAACATTTGTCTCAGCTTAAATTTGATGAGCGCCAACGACAACAATTCAATAGTTTCCAGCAGGCTAATTTCAAAGAGCTACAGGCATGGCTCGCCAGTCATCGCAAAC
This window harbors:
- the def gene encoding peptide deformylase — translated: MSVLQVLHFPDERLRKIAAPVKEVNADIQRIVDDMFETMYAEEGIGLAATQVDIHQRIIVIDVSESREERLVLINPELLEKSGETGIEEGCLSIPDQRAFVPRAERVKIRALDRDGNSFELETGDLLAICIQHEIDHLDGKLFIDYLSPLKRQRIKMKLEKLARQNTRES